A stretch of Nitrospira sp. DNA encodes these proteins:
- the hemW gene encoding radical SAM family heme chaperone HemW produces MAQHKDIGLYLHIPFCRQRCHFCAFYLEIPKGDRLDSFMFALERELDLYREQAVIGNRPLHTVYLGGGTPTVIPARRLAALLNRIRNTFPLTPQAELTVEAHPSTVGTDDVRILADAGFTRISFGAESMNQADFAPLGRPGSVNETRQAVADARAAGFTNINLDLMYGLPGQSLASWRTTLHSLLELSPTHVSCYALTIEEGTKLAQDIAKGLAPAPDDSLQLDMEAATEAILGKAGLTRYEISNYAKPGFACRHNQLYWTNQDYLGLGPSAQSYVDGVRFGNIANLETYCSLLQEDRLPVSDRVRLSPDEQRRDALIFGLRLLTGVPREMALNDPDQRPAIEQLAAKGLLATEDDRIRLTPLGRRYHDSVAEELF; encoded by the coding sequence ATGGCGCAACATAAGGACATCGGACTCTATCTGCATATCCCCTTCTGCCGGCAACGCTGCCACTTCTGCGCCTTCTATCTGGAAATCCCCAAGGGCGACCGGCTCGACTCATTCATGTTTGCGCTCGAACGAGAACTGGATCTCTATCGTGAGCAAGCCGTCATTGGCAATCGGCCCCTGCACACCGTCTATCTGGGAGGCGGCACACCGACCGTCATTCCAGCCCGGCGATTGGCCGCCCTGCTCAACCGAATTCGGAACACCTTCCCGCTGACACCTCAGGCGGAACTCACCGTGGAAGCCCATCCCTCGACGGTCGGCACAGACGATGTCCGGATCCTCGCGGACGCTGGATTCACCCGCATCAGCTTTGGCGCCGAATCGATGAACCAGGCGGATTTTGCCCCTCTTGGCCGCCCCGGCTCGGTGAACGAGACCAGGCAAGCCGTTGCCGATGCCAGAGCCGCCGGATTCACCAACATCAATCTCGACCTGATGTATGGCTTGCCGGGACAGAGCCTGGCCTCATGGCGCACCACCCTGCACTCGCTCCTGGAGCTCTCGCCAACGCATGTCTCCTGTTATGCGCTGACCATCGAGGAAGGCACCAAGCTGGCCCAGGATATCGCCAAGGGGCTCGCGCCGGCGCCGGACGACTCGCTCCAACTCGATATGGAAGCCGCCACCGAAGCCATACTGGGCAAGGCGGGACTGACCCGCTACGAAATTTCCAACTACGCCAAGCCTGGATTCGCCTGCCGGCACAATCAATTGTATTGGACTAACCAGGACTATCTCGGGCTCGGCCCGAGCGCGCAATCCTACGTCGATGGGGTCAGATTCGGAAACATCGCCAATCTGGAAACCTACTGCAGTCTCCTACAGGAAGACCGCCTGCCCGTCTCCGATCGCGTGCGCCTGTCTCCCGATGAGCAACGGCGCGATGCCCTGATCTTCGGCCTGCGCCTGCTTACAGGCGTCCCCCGCGAGATGGCCCTGAACGATCCCGACCAACGCCCCGCCATCGAGCAACTCGCAGCCAAGGGCCTGCTCGCCACGGAAGATGACCGAATTCGACTCACGCCCCTCGGCCGGCGCTATCATGACAGCGTGGCGGAGGAACTCTTCTGA